The following coding sequences lie in one Vibrio casei genomic window:
- a CDS encoding Fic family protein, translated as MQQHLGLKNREYFIKNILKPLIDAGKLALTIPDKPTSPKQKFITVQTGQ; from the coding sequence ATTCAACAGCACTTAGGTTTGAAAAACCGTGAATACTTTATAAAAAATATTTTAAAACCTTTGATTGACGCTGGTAAATTGGCTTTAACTATTCCCGATAAACCAACCAGCCCAAAACAAAAGTTTATTACGGTGCAGACGGGACAATGA
- the prpC gene encoding bifunctional 2-methylcitrate synthase/citrate synthase has protein sequence MPNQILGGAGLRGQSAGTTALCTVGKSGTGLTYRGYDITDLAHHAEFEEVAHLLLVGHLPNQTEFNAYKTRLIGLRGLPDALKQTLELIPADAHPMDVMRTGCSVLGNLEQETDFTQQQAATERMLALFPAIICYWYRFSHDGVRVDTFDQSEDSIGGYFLKLLTDKAPSELHKQVMHCSLILYAEHEFNASTFTARVCASTLSDIHSCVTAAIGSLRGPLHGGANEAAMEMIQDWQTPEEAEANILQMLTNKDKIMGFGHAIYRESDPRNALIKQWSKKLSEAVGDTQLYAVSERVEAVMKREKDLFCNADFFHASAYHFMDIPTKLFTPIFVMSRLTGWAAHVFEQRANNRIIRPSADYEGPEHQEWLPISQRA, from the coding sequence ATGCCGAACCAAATATTAGGTGGCGCAGGCCTTCGTGGGCAAAGTGCAGGCACTACCGCGCTTTGTACCGTGGGGAAAAGTGGCACAGGACTAACGTATCGTGGCTATGATATTACTGATCTAGCCCATCATGCGGAATTTGAAGAAGTGGCGCATTTATTACTTGTCGGGCATTTGCCTAATCAAACCGAGTTTAATGCTTATAAAACCCGTTTAATTGGTCTGCGTGGGCTGCCGGATGCGCTTAAACAAACATTGGAACTGATCCCGGCAGATGCTCATCCAATGGATGTGATGCGTACAGGTTGTTCTGTGCTTGGTAACCTAGAGCAAGAAACTGATTTTACCCAACAGCAAGCGGCGACGGAACGTATGCTAGCGCTGTTTCCTGCGATTATTTGTTACTGGTATCGCTTTAGTCATGATGGCGTGCGAGTCGATACATTCGATCAAAGTGAAGATTCAATCGGCGGTTATTTCCTCAAACTACTCACCGATAAAGCTCCGAGTGAACTACATAAGCAAGTGATGCATTGTTCACTGATTTTATATGCCGAGCATGAATTTAATGCTTCAACTTTTACCGCGCGGGTCTGCGCTTCAACCTTGTCTGATATTCATTCTTGTGTTACTGCGGCCATTGGTAGTCTGCGCGGGCCTTTGCATGGCGGTGCTAATGAAGCGGCGATGGAAATGATCCAAGATTGGCAAACTCCAGAAGAAGCCGAAGCCAATATTCTGCAAATGCTGACCAATAAAGACAAGATCATGGGCTTTGGGCATGCGATTTATCGGGAAAGTGATCCTCGTAATGCACTGATTAAACAATGGTCGAAAAAGCTTTCTGAAGCGGTAGGGGATACGCAACTTTATGCGGTTTCAGAGCGTGTTGAAGCCGTAATGAAGCGTGAAAAAGATCTGTTCTGCAATGCCGATTTCTTCCATGCTTCGGCTTATCACTTTATGGATATTCCCACCAAATTATTCACGCCAATATTTGTGATGAGTCGACTCACTGGCTGGGCGGCGCATGTGTTTGAACAGCGAGCCAATAATCGAATTATCCGTCCTAGTGCGGATTATGAAGGGCCAGAGCATCAAGAGTGGCTGCCGATCTCGCAACGAGCATGA
- the prpB gene encoding methylisocitrate lyase has protein sequence MATLSQRQQLTQGQKFRFAVEQNDPLQIVGTINPYCAMMAKNIGHQAIYLSGGGIANASYGLPDLGITTLNDVLVDVERITNACDLPLLVDIDTGFGGAFNIARTIKAMEKAGAAAVHMEDQVAQKRCGHRPNKAIVSQQEMVDRVKAAVDARSDESFVVMARTDALAIEGIDKAIERAIACVEAGADMIFPEAMNQLEQYVQFSEALQSAVGRHVPILANITEFGQTPLFSGEQLAKAKVDMVLYPLSAFRAMNRAAENVYKHLLVEGNQEALLDQMQTRKELYEHLKYHDYEDKLDQLFSQE, from the coding sequence ATGGCGACATTAAGCCAGAGGCAACAATTGACTCAAGGACAAAAGTTTCGGTTCGCGGTAGAGCAAAATGATCCGCTGCAAATCGTTGGTACCATAAACCCTTATTGCGCAATGATGGCAAAAAATATCGGTCATCAGGCGATCTACCTTTCTGGTGGTGGCATTGCTAATGCGTCTTATGGTTTGCCCGATCTCGGCATTACTACCTTGAATGATGTGCTAGTGGATGTTGAGCGTATTACCAATGCGTGTGATCTGCCTTTGCTAGTGGATATCGATACCGGATTTGGTGGAGCGTTTAATATTGCGCGCACGATTAAGGCAATGGAAAAGGCTGGCGCTGCGGCGGTTCACATGGAAGACCAGGTGGCGCAGAAGCGTTGTGGTCATCGTCCTAATAAAGCGATTGTGAGCCAGCAAGAAATGGTCGATCGAGTAAAAGCCGCGGTAGATGCTCGCAGCGATGAAAGCTTTGTGGTGATGGCACGTACCGATGCACTAGCGATTGAAGGTATTGATAAAGCCATTGAACGTGCGATTGCCTGCGTTGAAGCGGGCGCGGATATGATTTTCCCTGAAGCGATGAACCAACTAGAGCAATATGTTCAGTTTTCTGAGGCGTTGCAGTCGGCGGTTGGGCGTCATGTGCCGATTTTGGCCAATATTACCGAGTTTGGTCAAACGCCATTATTTAGCGGTGAGCAATTAGCAAAAGCCAAAGTGGATATGGTGCTTTACCCATTAAGTGCCTTTCGAGCGATGAACCGCGCGGCAGAAAATGTTTATAAGCATTTGTTAGTGGAAGGCAATCAAGAAGCGTTACTTGACCAAATGCAAACGCGTAAAGAGTTGTATGAGCACCTGAAATACCATGACTATGAAGATAAGTTAGATCAGTTGTTTTCGCAGGAGTAG
- a CDS encoding HNH endonuclease, whose translation MTPIHHQQQQLDFIAYIQRLLVEGDFTATYKFALLHALADVCVEQPFVYENSDLNIPLDLLAEKLIILYWHHAVPFSSEHTGEMALLKQNSGGQSKIISVLYECQQNNIRSLRSLKQSSHWPSVFKADMKTLKDGPLWRLQILAKQEECFLYPHSKGQPYITLKPGIASCFRRFYDLVVYLAKNAWLQKIQIIKHNQSLIGPQSQLHDFLFGLDRNALGKAKPILEELQHGLCFYCQKPLNGNTEVDHFIPFARYANDLGHNFVAAHRACNNNKRDFLAGQKHREHWEDQNLVQFKTTIESELSAYFHCDADKSRAVSNWAYQVANSNGAKLWLAKDSFELAVSLPLQYSQPLGLVAEKPAKYE comes from the coding sequence ATGACACCAATTCATCACCAACAGCAGCAACTAGATTTTATTGCCTACATTCAACGTTTGCTTGTTGAAGGTGATTTTACGGCAACGTATAAGTTTGCTTTATTGCATGCGCTGGCTGATGTCTGTGTCGAACAACCATTTGTATATGAAAACAGCGACCTGAATATTCCTTTAGACCTGCTAGCGGAAAAACTGATTATTTTGTATTGGCATCATGCCGTACCATTTTCATCAGAACATACGGGTGAAATGGCGCTACTTAAACAGAATAGTGGCGGGCAATCTAAAATCATTTCGGTGCTTTATGAATGCCAACAAAATAACATCCGCAGTTTACGATCTTTAAAGCAAAGTTCGCATTGGCCAAGCGTTTTTAAAGCGGACATGAAAACCTTAAAAGATGGACCTCTTTGGCGTCTGCAAATTCTCGCTAAACAAGAAGAGTGCTTTCTTTATCCCCATAGTAAAGGCCAACCGTACATTACGTTAAAGCCGGGCATTGCTTCCTGTTTTCGACGTTTTTACGATCTGGTTGTCTATCTCGCCAAAAACGCGTGGCTACAAAAAATTCAAATTATTAAACATAATCAAAGTTTGATTGGCCCACAAAGTCAGTTGCATGATTTTCTATTTGGTTTAGACCGCAATGCACTAGGTAAAGCAAAGCCGATACTCGAAGAATTACAACATGGTCTGTGTTTTTACTGCCAAAAGCCGTTAAATGGAAATACAGAAGTTGATCACTTTATTCCTTTTGCTCGTTATGCCAATGACCTAGGACATAACTTTGTCGCTGCCCATCGCGCTTGTAATAACAATAAACGTGATTTTTTAGCAGGGCAGAAGCATAGAGAACACTGGGAAGATCAAAACCTAGTCCAGTTTAAAACGACGATTGAATCTGAGTTGAGCGCTTATTTTCATTGTGATGCAGATAAGTCTCGCGCGGTAAGTAATTGGGCCTACCAAGTTGCAAACAGTAATGGCGCAAAACTTTGGCTAGCAAAAGATAGCTTTGAATTAGCGGTAAGTCTGCCATTGCAATATAGTCAGCCGCTAGGTCTAGTGGCTGAAAAACCTGCGAAATATGAATAG
- the acnD gene encoding Fe/S-dependent 2-methylisocitrate dehydratase AcnD: MNNQYRKVLPDTGLEYFDARAAVEDIQAGAYQGLPYTSRVLAENLVRRCEPEHLQASLRQLIERKRDLDFPWYPARVVCHDILGQTALVDLAGLRDAIAEQGGDPAKVNPVVETQLIVDHSLAVEHAGFEGDAFDKNRAIEDRRNEDRFHFIEWCKTAFENVSVIPAGNGIMHQINLEKMSPVIQAKDGIAFPDTCVGTDSHTPHVDALGVIAIGVGGLEAETVMLGRPSMMRLPDIVGVKLAGKRQPGITATDIVLAITEFLRNQKVVSAYLEFFGEGARDLTIGDRATISNMTPEYGASAGMFYIDEQTIQYLKLTGRDEKQVTLVEQYAKQTGLWADDLANVDYERVLEFDLSNVQRNMAGPSNPHRRLSTNQLTERGIASAWQKKEGELPDGAVIIAAITSCTNTSNPRNVVAAGLVAKKANQLGLVRQPWVKTSFAPGSKVAKLYLEEAGLLSELEQLGFGIVGYACTTCNGMSGALDPAIQQEIIERDVYTTAVLSGNRNFDGRIHPYAKQAFLASPPLVVAYALAGTIRFDIEQDALGHDGQGNPIYLNDLWPTDEEIDQVVNQHVKPEQFQQIYVKMFEKDTGIYQTKPLYDWREMSTYIRRPPYWQGALARECTLQGMRPLAILGDNITTDHLSPSNAILASSAAGEYLAKMGLPEQDFNSYATHRGDHLTAQRATFANPKLFNEMVVENGEIKQGSLARIEPEGKVTRMWEAIETYMQRKQPLIIVAGADYGQGSSRDWAAKGVRLAGVEAIVAEGFERIHRTNLVGMGVLPLQFKSGTNRHTLALDGTELYDVKGEIAPGCDLVLVISRTHGDQKGEQVEVEVTCRLDTADEVSVYQAGGVLQRFAQDFLAH; encoded by the coding sequence ATGAACAATCAATATCGAAAAGTATTACCCGATACCGGGCTGGAGTATTTCGATGCGCGCGCGGCGGTAGAAGACATTCAAGCTGGGGCTTATCAAGGTTTGCCTTATACCTCACGCGTGTTGGCAGAAAATTTAGTGCGTCGTTGCGAGCCTGAACATTTACAAGCGTCGCTGCGCCAGCTTATAGAGCGTAAACGAGACTTGGATTTTCCCTGGTATCCGGCGCGGGTCGTGTGTCATGACATTTTAGGTCAAACGGCGTTGGTTGATTTAGCGGGCTTGCGTGATGCGATTGCCGAACAAGGTGGCGATCCGGCCAAAGTGAATCCGGTCGTTGAAACTCAATTGATTGTCGATCACTCATTGGCGGTAGAACATGCTGGCTTTGAAGGCGATGCATTTGATAAAAATCGCGCCATAGAAGATAGACGCAATGAAGACCGCTTTCATTTTATCGAGTGGTGTAAAACCGCCTTTGAAAATGTCAGCGTGATCCCAGCCGGTAATGGGATTATGCATCAGATTAACCTAGAGAAAATGTCTCCTGTTATTCAAGCCAAGGATGGGATTGCCTTTCCCGATACTTGCGTGGGAACCGATAGCCATACGCCGCATGTGGATGCACTCGGCGTGATTGCGATTGGCGTTGGTGGGCTAGAAGCTGAGACCGTGATGCTTGGGCGTCCGTCGATGATGCGCTTGCCAGATATTGTAGGCGTAAAGCTGGCCGGTAAGCGTCAACCGGGTATTACCGCGACCGATATTGTGCTGGCAATAACCGAGTTTCTGCGCAATCAAAAAGTCGTGTCTGCCTACTTGGAGTTTTTTGGTGAAGGGGCGCGTGATTTAACCATTGGCGATCGCGCGACCATTTCTAATATGACCCCTGAATACGGCGCGTCCGCGGGCATGTTTTATATCGATGAACAAACCATTCAATACTTAAAACTGACTGGTCGTGATGAGAAGCAAGTTACCTTGGTCGAACAATACGCCAAACAAACCGGCTTATGGGCTGATGATCTCGCTAATGTGGATTATGAGCGAGTACTGGAATTCGATCTTTCTAACGTGCAACGTAATATGGCTGGGCCGTCCAATCCGCATCGTCGTTTGTCGACCAATCAATTAACCGAGCGTGGCATTGCCAGTGCGTGGCAAAAGAAAGAAGGTGAATTGCCAGATGGCGCGGTGATCATTGCGGCGATCACTTCATGTACCAATACTAGTAACCCTCGCAATGTGGTGGCAGCAGGACTGGTGGCGAAAAAAGCCAATCAACTTGGTTTAGTGCGTCAGCCTTGGGTGAAAACCTCTTTTGCACCGGGATCTAAAGTCGCCAAGTTATATCTTGAAGAAGCGGGTTTATTATCCGAATTAGAGCAACTAGGCTTTGGCATTGTCGGCTATGCCTGCACCACTTGTAATGGTATGAGCGGCGCGCTTGATCCGGCGATTCAGCAAGAAATTATTGAGCGTGATGTTTACACCACCGCGGTGTTATCGGGCAATCGTAATTTTGATGGTCGCATTCACCCTTATGCCAAACAAGCGTTCTTAGCTTCTCCGCCATTGGTCGTGGCTTATGCGCTTGCGGGAACCATTCGTTTTGATATTGAGCAAGATGCGTTAGGTCATGATGGGCAAGGTAATCCAATCTATCTAAATGACTTATGGCCAACGGATGAAGAAATTGATCAGGTAGTCAATCAGCATGTGAAGCCGGAACAATTCCAGCAAATCTATGTGAAGATGTTTGAAAAAGATACCGGCATCTATCAAACCAAGCCACTGTATGACTGGCGTGAAATGAGTACTTATATTCGCCGTCCGCCGTATTGGCAAGGTGCGCTGGCTAGAGAATGCACTTTACAAGGCATGCGGCCGTTAGCGATTTTAGGCGACAACATTACCACCGATCATCTATCCCCATCCAATGCGATTTTAGCGTCCAGTGCGGCAGGGGAATACCTAGCCAAAATGGGGCTGCCAGAGCAAGATTTTAACTCTTATGCGACTCATAGAGGCGATCATTTAACTGCGCAACGTGCGACCTTTGCTAACCCGAAACTGTTTAATGAAATGGTGGTGGAAAATGGCGAAATCAAGCAAGGCTCTTTGGCGAGAATCGAGCCGGAAGGCAAAGTGACTCGCATGTGGGAAGCGATTGAAACCTACATGCAGCGTAAGCAGCCGTTGATTATTGTTGCAGGAGCTGACTATGGCCAAGGTTCATCACGAGATTGGGCAGCTAAAGGCGTTCGCTTAGCTGGCGTTGAAGCGATTGTGGCTGAAGGCTTTGAGCGCATTCACCGCACTAATCTTGTTGGCATGGGCGTGCTACCGCTGCAATTTAAATCGGGCACTAACCGACATACTTTGGCACTCGATGGCACTGAGCTTTATGACGTAAAAGGCGAGATTGCTCCAGGTTGTGATTTGGTGCTAGTGATTAGTCGCACACATGGTGATCAAAAAGGCGAACAAGTCGAAGTAGAAGTGACATGTCGTTTAGATACCGCCGATGAAGTGTCTGTGTATCAGGCGGGTGGTGTATTGCAGCGTTTCGCACAAGACTTTTTGGCGCACTAA
- a CDS encoding UPF0149 family protein gives MTLTELLNQPEYENKLLNAEQTLGFITAMAAAPHLLDPAEWLPYLWGGDETAPFETLEEFEQYAELVVTQWNQIHPELLEGTWQWPEGYTLDEEEIVTESVRDFAEGLLQGWQLSRDDWETLMPEESEDNALLGGVLLSISMLYDPETAIMTLSEQGLTGLDEFQEIYNAIPVMLCGLTQRGNELAQASNH, from the coding sequence GTGACCTTAACTGAATTATTGAACCAACCTGAATACGAAAATAAGTTGCTGAACGCTGAACAAACTCTTGGCTTTATCACTGCCATGGCTGCAGCGCCCCACCTTCTTGATCCAGCTGAATGGTTACCTTACTTATGGGGTGGTGATGAAACTGCCCCATTTGAAACCTTAGAGGAATTTGAACAGTATGCTGAACTCGTTGTCACTCAATGGAATCAAATTCATCCTGAGCTTTTAGAAGGCACATGGCAGTGGCCTGAAGGTTATACGTTAGATGAAGAAGAGATCGTCACTGAATCGGTTCGAGATTTTGCTGAAGGCCTGTTACAAGGTTGGCAGCTTTCTCGTGATGATTGGGAAACCTTGATGCCAGAAGAAAGTGAAGATAATGCATTACTTGGTGGCGTATTGCTGTCGATAAGTATGCTTTATGATCCAGAAACCGCAATCATGACACTTTCTGAGCAAGGCTTGACCGGTTTAGATGAGTTTCAAGAGATCTATAATGCAATTCCTGTGATGTTATGTGGGTTAACTCAACGAGGAAATGAGTTAGCTCAAGCATCAAATCATTAA
- the phnC gene encoding phosphonate ABC transporter ATP-binding protein — protein MYQSTDNIAVNYFVADAIFDQGLGDRNSPELDIKTQVLSVKKLTKAYKGGKNVLDNISFDLYEGEFVAVIGRSGAGKSTMLHTLNGTISACAGEIVDVSGEGNNVVTMPRKQLRHWRSQCSMIFQNFCLVPRLDVITNVLLGRLSYTSTWKSMFKIFDDKDRVKAIELLKWLKILPHALQRAENLSGGQQQRVAICRALMQEPKILLADEPVASLDPKNTTRIMEALQKVSSEGIAVMVNLHSIELVKQYCTRVIGLEKGKVVYDGTPSGLTDEILHMLYGDEVEQLS, from the coding sequence ATGTATCAATCAACAGATAATATCGCGGTCAATTATTTTGTCGCGGATGCTATTTTTGACCAAGGTTTAGGTGACAGAAACTCGCCAGAGTTAGACATAAAAACTCAGGTCTTGAGTGTTAAAAAGCTCACGAAAGCCTATAAAGGTGGAAAAAACGTACTGGACAATATTAGCTTTGATTTATACGAAGGTGAATTTGTTGCTGTTATTGGACGCTCTGGTGCGGGAAAATCGACGATGTTGCATACCTTAAATGGCACAATTAGTGCCTGCGCAGGTGAGATTGTTGATGTAAGTGGTGAAGGTAATAATGTGGTGACTATGCCACGTAAGCAATTACGCCACTGGCGCAGCCAATGCAGCATGATTTTTCAAAATTTCTGTTTAGTGCCGCGTTTAGATGTGATCACTAATGTGCTTCTTGGTCGCTTAAGTTACACATCGACGTGGAAATCCATGTTTAAAATCTTTGATGATAAAGATCGCGTCAAGGCGATCGAGTTATTGAAGTGGTTAAAAATACTTCCTCATGCTCTGCAACGCGCTGAAAACTTATCGGGTGGTCAGCAGCAACGTGTAGCGATTTGCCGCGCCTTGATGCAAGAGCCAAAAATTCTTCTCGCCGATGAACCGGTTGCCTCTCTTGATCCTAAAAACACCACTCGCATTATGGAAGCTCTGCAAAAAGTTAGCAGTGAAGGAATCGCTGTCATGGTTAACCTGCATTCGATTGAATTAGTAAAACAATACTGCACTCGTGTGATTGGCCTTGAAAAAGGCAAGGTGGTATATGACGGCACGCCGTCTGGTTTGACCGATGAGATCCTACACATGTTATACGGTGATGAAGTCGAGCAACTCTCTTAA
- a CDS encoding methyltransferase domain-containing protein: MSQTIAVYNEKAVQFVEQYDSVTFESVHRSWQEYWPQSGYNVLDIGAGSGRDSRWFVNQGCAVVAVEPCDNLRLLGQQNSPDSIQWFGDYLPDLVGVEALARQFDLILLSAVWMYIPVELRPASLKALAEQLNAQGKIVITLRHGDFDDGREGYDVSIKEIESLANQVGLVICQQSGSDDVLQRNSVIWETVVLSQQN, encoded by the coding sequence ATGTCCCAAACAATTGCTGTCTATAACGAAAAAGCAGTCCAATTTGTTGAGCAATATGATTCCGTTACCTTTGAATCGGTTCATCGGTCCTGGCAAGAATATTGGCCTCAATCTGGATATAATGTTTTAGATATTGGTGCTGGCTCTGGGCGTGACTCACGTTGGTTTGTGAATCAAGGTTGTGCAGTGGTTGCGGTAGAGCCTTGCGATAATCTACGTCTGCTAGGGCAACAAAACTCACCAGATTCGATTCAATGGTTTGGAGACTACCTACCAGATTTAGTCGGTGTTGAGGCATTGGCTCGTCAATTTGATTTGATCTTATTATCTGCGGTTTGGATGTATATTCCAGTTGAGCTACGTCCTGCTTCATTAAAAGCTTTAGCTGAACAATTAAATGCTCAAGGTAAGATCGTTATTACACTGCGTCATGGTGACTTTGATGATGGGCGAGAAGGCTACGATGTGTCGATTAAAGAAATTGAAAGCTTGGCCAATCAAGTAGGTTTGGTGATATGCCAACAATCCGGTTCTGATGATGTATTGCAACGTAACTCAGTGATTTGGGAAACGGTTGTATTAAGCCAACAAAATTAG
- the prpF gene encoding 2-methylaconitate cis-trans isomerase PrpF, producing MNQSVTVSQISGAQQIKVPATYMRAGTSKGVFFNLADLPTSVQKVGESRDQFLLRVIGSPDPYGKQIDGMGGATSSTSKVVILSKSDSSDHDVDYLFGQVSIDSPFVDWSGNCGNLSSGVGAMALHMGLIDGSNIPQQGLFPVRIRQVNINKTIVTHVPIKHGQVQELGGFELDGVTFPAAEIQVDFLDPSDSEPADGEAADGKGSMFPTGNVVDELEVPGVGCFQTTFINSGIPTMFIDAQALGYQGTELQDDINNDVKALAMFETIRAHGAVKMGLIEHVDQAKQRQHTPKIAFVSPPKSYTTSSGQSIQSDQVDVLVRALSMGKLHHAMMGTAAVAIASAASVPGTIVNRAAGGGERESVVFGHPSGTLKVGAKATYYLLENGEQGWKIEKATMSRSARILMEGWVRVPQPL from the coding sequence ATGAATCAATCAGTGACGGTGTCACAAATATCTGGCGCACAACAAATAAAAGTTCCGGCAACTTATATGCGAGCCGGAACCAGCAAAGGTGTATTTTTTAATTTAGCCGATCTGCCCACAAGCGTTCAGAAGGTAGGAGAAAGCCGTGATCAGTTTTTATTGCGCGTGATTGGCAGCCCGGATCCGTACGGCAAACAAATTGATGGTATGGGCGGCGCAACGTCCAGTACCAGCAAAGTGGTGATTTTATCTAAAAGCGATAGCTCAGATCACGATGTCGATTATTTGTTTGGTCAAGTCTCGATAGATAGCCCTTTTGTCGATTGGAGTGGTAATTGCGGTAATTTATCTTCCGGTGTCGGCGCAATGGCGCTGCATATGGGGTTAATTGATGGGAGTAACATTCCACAACAAGGGCTATTCCCTGTTCGAATTCGCCAAGTGAACATTAATAAAACCATAGTCACTCACGTACCGATTAAGCATGGTCAGGTGCAAGAACTCGGGGGTTTCGAGCTCGATGGCGTGACCTTTCCTGCGGCGGAAATTCAAGTGGATTTTCTGGATCCTTCTGATAGTGAACCTGCTGATGGTGAAGCTGCCGATGGTAAAGGTTCGATGTTTCCCACTGGTAATGTGGTCGATGAGCTTGAAGTTCCGGGTGTAGGCTGCTTTCAAACGACCTTTATTAATTCAGGTATTCCAACCATGTTTATTGATGCGCAAGCACTCGGTTATCAAGGCACTGAATTGCAAGATGACATCAATAATGATGTAAAAGCGTTAGCCATGTTTGAAACCATTCGTGCTCACGGCGCAGTTAAAATGGGTTTAATTGAACATGTTGACCAAGCCAAGCAGCGACAACATACGCCTAAAATTGCTTTTGTTAGTCCACCGAAAAGCTATACCACGTCGAGTGGACAATCAATTCAGTCGGATCAGGTTGATGTATTGGTACGAGCGTTGTCGATGGGGAAACTCCATCACGCTATGATGGGAACGGCTGCCGTGGCAATTGCCTCAGCGGCGAGTGTGCCGGGTACTATCGTTAATCGCGCCGCTGGTGGCGGAGAGCGTGAATCTGTCGTGTTTGGTCATCCCTCTGGCACATTAAAAGTTGGCGCTAAGGCTACTTATTATTTGCTTGAAAATGGTGAACAAGGTTGGAAAATAGAAAAAGCCACAATGAGCCGTAGTGCGCGGATATTAATGGAAGGCTGGGTTAGAGTGCCTCAACCGCTCTAA
- a CDS encoding GntR family transcriptional regulator produces the protein MASVEDSVISNIPDAKEHTKSESLTEYLIEAIVNGELEPGSKISEPELAKRFSVSRGPLREAIMRVEALGLIERIPHVGARVTTFSQQKLIDLYAVREALEGMAARLAARCMTDDEIDALEQVLSTHSEHINQSDGQSYFHQHGDFDFHYCIIKASRNTQLITLLCDELYHLLRMYRYQSPRSHSRPVDALNEHLFIFQAIKNRDEELAEMLMRRHISGSRKLIEQQIG, from the coding sequence ATGGCGAGTGTAGAAGACAGCGTAATAAGCAATATTCCTGATGCAAAAGAGCATACTAAATCAGAAAGTTTGACTGAGTATTTAATCGAAGCGATTGTGAATGGTGAGCTTGAGCCGGGGAGTAAAATCTCTGAGCCTGAGCTGGCTAAGCGTTTTTCGGTCAGCCGTGGGCCGTTGCGTGAAGCGATTATGCGAGTAGAAGCTTTAGGATTAATTGAGAGAATTCCACATGTTGGTGCGAGGGTGACGACGTTCTCGCAGCAAAAGCTTATCGATTTATATGCGGTGCGTGAAGCATTGGAAGGCATGGCGGCTCGCTTGGCGGCGCGTTGTATGACCGATGATGAAATCGATGCGTTAGAACAGGTATTGTCGACACATTCTGAGCATATCAATCAATCGGATGGTCAGTCTTATTTTCATCAACACGGTGATTTTGATTTCCACTATTGCATTATTAAAGCCAGCCGTAATACCCAATTAATTACTTTGCTGTGTGATGAGTTGTACCACTTATTACGCATGTATCGTTATCAATCCCCACGTTCGCATTCCCGTCCGGTTGATGCGCTCAACGAACATCTATTTATTTTTCAGGCTATTAAGAATCGTGATGAGGAATTGGCGGAAATGCTGATGCGTCGTCACATTTCAGGTAGTCGTAAGTTAATCGAACAGCAAATCGGTTAG